TGGCAGCAAAGCATGAAATTCCTTGTCTAACGTTTACTGACATTATACAGGCCATTCAGGAGACTGAAGCTAATCTTGTCTTTGACGTTACGGTTCCGGCAAGCCATTACAGTATTTCTAGCACCGCATTGGAACTCGGATGTAATGTGTTTAGTGAGAAACCGCTGGCCGAGACTATGGAGGAGTGCACTAAGATTGTAGAGATCTCAGAAAGAACTGGAAATGCCCATGCTGTGATGCAGAATCGCCGTTATGACCCTCGTATTCATTCTTTACGCAACTTAATCGAGTCTGATACCATTGGGAGAGTAGGATACATCAGTTCTAGCTTTTTCCTCGGGGCTCATTTCGGGGGATTCCGTGATGTTATGAAAAGTCCGCTGCTGCTGGATATGGCGATTCATACCTTTGATCAGGCCCGCTTTATTAGTGGAGCAAATCCGATTTCCGTTTACTGTCAGGAGTTTAATCCTCCTGGTTCATGGTATAAGGGGAATGCGTCGGCAGTGTGCATTTTCCAGATGTCGGACGGGTCTGTATTTACTTATCAGGGATCTTGGTGTGCTGAAGGTGCCTCTACCTCATGGGAAGCAGCTTGGCGGATGAATGGGGAAAAAGGAACTGCGATTTGGGATGGGCATGATATGCCATATGCAGAGGTAGTCATAGCAGGAGATCAGAGCGATAAATTTATGCGCGACATTGAGCGTGCAAATGGAGAGGTTGTTGAGATGAACAAGACCTTCCATCATGGTTGTTTGGAGGAAATGTTCCTGTCACTTGAAGAAGAACGCCCAGCAGAAACGAACTGTAGAGATAATCGATATAGTATGGCAATGGTATTCGGAGCGCTGGAAAGTGCGAAAACAGGCCGGAAAATTGATCTTATCCAGTTCATGAATGCTTCAGAGCTGTAAAAGTACTTGTGAAATAGTAGCAATGTAGCAAGGAGAATTCGCAATGGAAATTAGGGCTTATCAAGAATCGGATATTAGTCAGCTTATCTCTTTGTTCTATGAGACGGTTTATTCTGTAAATAAACTACACTACACACAGGAACAACTGGATGCTTGGGCACCTAAAGAGGAAGAAGCGCTCAAGCTTAAAAGTTGGAAAGCTTCTTTACGACAAAATATCACTTATGTAGCCGAAACTAACGGTTACGTAGTTGGCTTTTCGGATATGACGGTGGAAGGACACTTGGATCGCCTTTATGTCCACAAAGATTTCCAAGGGCAAGGCGTAGCTTCTGCATTAGTGAACAAGCTTGAGCAGGAGGCGAGAATACTGGGTCTTAATGAAATGAATACGGAAGCAAGTATTACAGCGAAACCCTTTTTCGAACGACATGGTTACGAGCTTGTTGCACAACAAAGTGTTGAACGAAAAGGGGTTCAGTTAGTTAATTATCGGATGAGTAAAAAGCTAATTTAATCAAAAAAGCAGATTGCTATGGTGAGCAGTCTGCTTTTATATTTAATGAAGGAGGATCAATCAATAAGCTTTATTTGGATGAAGAATAAAGATTTATAAAACTAGCGATTCCGTTTGGAACGAATTTGTTATCTTCATTATTAAATAGGTCTGTATAGTTTGCAGTGATAACTTTACTTGGTACTAACGTTAAACTTGAAAAATATTGCTTATACGCCTTATCAAAGGCGGATTTATTCACTTCTTTTTGATTTACATAATAGCTTGGCATATCATCCGTTTTTTCTTGGTCTGGTATGTCTGCCAAGAAAATCTCTTGATCATTAAATTTGGTTCCTTGAAAATTAATCTCGAAAACCTGCAGATAAGAATTGTACGAGCCACTGCCATCTACAAAAGCAATATAATGTAATGTTCCATCCTTTTTGTTCTTATAGAGATGCAAGCCACGATTTTCATCGCGCGGTAGAAATCCACCCATACCTACATTAAATATACCCTCTGAAATATCCTTCAGTTTTCCTTGATAATTGAATGGAATGATTTTTCCATTTTGGACGATTAGAGCAATGTTGATGGGCTGAATGAATCAAAAAGAATACCCCTGTATAAGTTCAGGAGTACCATCAAAGTTCAAATCTACTAAAGTGAAATAATTGAAGTTATCGTCATAAGACCTGTCTCTAGTAGCATCCATTAACGTTTTCTTGATATACTCAGAGTAAAGTGTCTTCCATGTTGCAGTTGCTGCTTTTGCTGACGCAGTAATTGGAATACTCCCCAATAATAAAAGTAATGTTACTATGATCCATGCAGTTCGCTTCATGACTCATTAGCTTCTTATCATATTACTATGTACTGGAAATTAATATTACTATTGATAGATAATATGTTCCAGTAATAATATGGTATATGAAGTGTATTTAGTCATAAATGAGTTTCATTAAAGCCTCAGTGTCAAATCGATCCCCTTGCACTAACCATTGACCGTCCACATCAAACATAGTCATGATACCTTCCAATGGCACACGTTTACTTTCTTTGTCATCCTTATCCAACAAAACAAGATCACAAGTATATTTTAACTCAACAATATTTTTCTTTTGTTCGGAAAGGGTGAACTTTAGATTATCTGGTTTTAAAGAAAGCTTTTGTTTATTAGCGATTTGATAA
The window above is part of the Paenibacillus sp. FSL K6-0276 genome. Proteins encoded here:
- a CDS encoding GNAT family N-acetyltransferase; translation: MEIRAYQESDISQLISLFYETVYSVNKLHYTQEQLDAWAPKEEEALKLKSWKASLRQNITYVAETNGYVVGFSDMTVEGHLDRLYVHKDFQGQGVASALVNKLEQEARILGLNEMNTEASITAKPFFERHGYELVAQQSVERKGVQLVNYRMSKKLI